In Saprospiraceae bacterium, the sequence AGGGGTGTCTCCTTACCAAACTCAAGGATTGTTAAACCGTACTACTTATGCATTTGGCAATTCATCCGCCTATGGTTACAGACCAAATACAATAGGAAATCCTGATTTGCGATGGGAGTCCTCAGCAACAGCTAATATAGGTATCGATTATTCATTATTTAAAGGAAAACTACAAGGTTCTATTGAATTTTATCAAACTGACACTAAATCTCTGCTCTTATCGGATTTTTTGCCGGGTTCTACGGGATTTAATGCTGTGACTCGCAATGTTGGTCACACCAGGAATAAAGGTATTGAGCTCAATTTGAGTTCAACAAATATCAATACCAATAACTTTAGATGGACTACTGACTTATCTTTTACCAAAAATACAGAGGCAATCGTAGAACTGTATAATGGTAAAGTCGATGATCTTGGAAATCGCTGGTTTATTGGTCAACCACTTAATACATATTTTGATTATAAAAAAATCGGAATCTGGCAAACTAATGAAGCTGATCTTGCCAAATCGTTTGGTTCTGAGGTCGGACAGATAAAAGTTCAGGATACAAATGGTGATGGTAAAATCAATGCCTCTGACAGGGTGATTTTGGGAAGCGATATTCCTGATTTCCAGGCAGGCTTAACTAATCGATTTAGTTATAAGGGAATTGATCTGAGTTTCTTCTTTTATGCCAGTATTGGACAAGAGATTGTATCAGGATTTCATCAAAACAACAACGCATTGGCTGGTCGCTATCAGCAAATCAAAGTTGATTATTGGACCCCAAATAATCCTACCAATGAATTCCCTCGCCCAAAAAGCAACCAGGAATTTCCTGTACTAAACACAGCTATTATCTATTTTGATGGAAGCTTTATTAAACTAAGAAACATCAATCTGGGGTACACCCTGCCTTCGACCCTCACTAAAAAGTGGAAAGCTGAATCAGTTCGTGTTTTCACCAGCATTCAACAACCTTTTATTTGGTCTAAGTTTAGAAGTAAATATAATGGTGTCGATCCAGAAGCCACCATCACCAGCTCCGCTACCGGAACAACTGCTGTAAATAATGGAATCACCCCGGCGACCAGAGTAATTACTGCCGGTTTTAATTTCAAATTTTAATTTAAAAAATTGAATTCAAAGATGAAAAATTCATTTAAAAACAAATTGAAAGCAAGCTTTTTGGCTTGTTTAATGGTCACCTTCTTCTCCTGCAGTAAAGATATACTTAAGGAAACGGTGGTATCTGCTATTGGCAATGACTACATCAATACTGCAAAAGGCTTTGAGGATGCTGTTAGAGCTGCTTATTCTTCTTTAAGGTTTTTTTATGGCACTCAACAGGGATTGACCATGACGGAGTATGGTACAGACATTTATGCTACTGGAGCAGATGGTGGTTATAAGGGTTTTCACTTTTATGATGCACAACTACAACCTACGGTTGATTACATTATCAATGTTTGGGATGAGCTGTATCGTGGCATAAATACCTGTAATGCTATCATAGAAAGAGCTCCTGAAGTTACTGGATTGTCCGATGCAGTCAAAAAGCTAAGAGTAGCTGAAGCAAAATTTTTACGTGCGCATTATTATTATATTTTGCATGAACAGTATGGCGGTGTAGAGCTAAGACTCTCAGAAACATTAGCTCCCACCAAAGCTACTTCACGTGCATCAGACGCAGACATATATGCTGCAATCATCAAAGACTGTAATGAAGCAATAGCTGATCTTGAAAACAAAGCTCATTCTGCTGATTATGGTCGGGCTACCAAAGCTTCAGCAGAAACATTATTGGCCAAAGTCTACCTGGCAAAAGCATATGGACCAGCTAAAGCTGCAGATGATTTCCAAAAAGCAGCAGACCTGTGTTCAGGCATTATCAGTAAATATGGGTTCAAATTATTAGATGATTTTGCCAAGGTTTTTGATGAAAATAACCAAGTCAATTCAGAAATAGTTTTTGCTGTACAATACACTACCGATCAATTGGCAAATACGACCAATAATACCGGTGCTGCGAATGGCGGTAACAACCTCCACTTATTTTTTGGAATGCAATATGATGTGCAGCCAGGTATGCAGCGAGATGTGTTCTACGGTCGTCCTTTTAAGAGATTGCGACCCACCTCATATTGTTTAAATACGGTATTTGCTGATCGGGTAAATGATTCACGATACAATA encodes:
- a CDS encoding RagB/SusD family nutrient uptake outer membrane protein — protein: MKNSFKNKLKASFLACLMVTFFSCSKDILKETVVSAIGNDYINTAKGFEDAVRAAYSSLRFFYGTQQGLTMTEYGTDIYATGADGGYKGFHFYDAQLQPTVDYIINVWDELYRGINTCNAIIERAPEVTGLSDAVKKLRVAEAKFLRAHYYYILHEQYGGVELRLSETLAPTKATSRASDADIYAAIIKDCNEAIADLENKAHSADYGRATKASAETLLAKVYLAKAYGPAKAADDFQKAADLCSGIISKYGFKLLDDFAKVFDENNQVNSEIVFAVQYTTDQLANTTNNTGAANGGNNLHLFFGMQYDVQPGMQRDVFYGRPFKRLRPTSYCLNTVFADRVNDSRYNKTFRTVWLSNLPGSNLNASFDNSKTKLNFKSGDTTIWIPGYEMSKEERATKPYQVLVPSAYSEALFPTLQKFFDTKRADKTEERGTRDFFVWRLADVYLMYSEALLKVNKIKEATDAINAVRVRAANPGKADAMKITEAQMTFDFLVEERARELAGEQMRWLDLKRWGILVDRVKKYNPQASAISDKHNVRPIPQTQIDRSDAGVFPQNTGY